In Chlamydia serpentis, a single genomic region encodes these proteins:
- a CDS encoding tyrosine-type recombinase/integrase, which translates to MRNLNHCHRSRLFLTLSEAVSIWLTTLSPITSKNYASGIKFLISNRVIDPSMRLEDLISTDHSEVLYRIKSLSFSLKGKLISEASKQARAACYISFTKFLYRLTKGVVKPAIPVRDFGNATFYKIRDKVKTEFISKKDWLLFFDSLKKRSYRDYLIGKLILQGVRKLSEVISLRTEDISFGKNQIFFKVKKRQNRIREVTVTYPSFLMNELKDYLGKREGWVFVSDPSSNHRVCVNQIYYYFKLAENDIPLQVKVTPHVLRASALAYLKKTGFSDIDIMRISCLSSQEMISAYDSYSEENLTSQLPFIF; encoded by the coding sequence ATGAGGAATTTAAACCACTGTCATAGAAGTAGATTGTTTTTAACTTTGTCTGAAGCTGTAAGTATTTGGTTAACAACTTTATCTCCAATTACTAGCAAAAACTATGCTTCTGGAATTAAATTTTTAATATCGAATCGTGTTATAGATCCTTCTATGAGATTGGAAGATCTTATTTCTACAGATCACTCTGAAGTGTTATACAGGATAAAATCTTTATCTTTTTCTCTTAAAGGGAAATTGATTTCGGAAGCTTCTAAACAAGCTAGAGCAGCTTGCTATATTTCATTTACTAAGTTTTTATATCGTTTGACTAAAGGAGTTGTTAAGCCAGCTATTCCAGTCAGGGACTTTGGAAATGCAACATTTTATAAAATCCGAGACAAAGTAAAAACAGAGTTTATTTCAAAAAAAGACTGGCTATTGTTTTTTGATTCATTAAAAAAAAGAAGTTATAGAGATTATTTGATTGGGAAATTGATACTTCAAGGAGTTAGAAAATTATCAGAAGTGATTTCCCTTCGTACGGAAGATATATCTTTTGGAAAGAATCAAATATTTTTCAAAGTGAAAAAAAGGCAGAATAGAATACGCGAAGTCACAGTTACGTATCCGAGTTTTTTAATGAATGAGTTGAAAGATTATCTTGGCAAAAGGGAAGGATGGGTTTTTGTTTCAGATCCTTCTTCGAATCATAGAGTTTGTGTTAATCAGATTTATTACTATTTTAAACTAGCTGAAAATGACATTCCACTTCAAGTTAAGGTTACTCCTCACGTACTTCGTGCTAGTGCTTTGGCGTATCTAAAAAAAACAGGTTTTTCTGATATTGATATCATGAGGATCTCTTGTTTATCATCTCAAGAGATGATTTCAGCTTATGATTCATATAGCGAAGAAAATTTAACATCGCAACTGCCTTTTATATTTTGA